In one Mycobacterium heckeshornense genomic region, the following are encoded:
- the rsmI gene encoding 16S rRNA (cytidine(1402)-2'-O)-methyltransferase, with amino-acid sequence MSGGRLLLGATPLGQPCDASPRLIAALAAADVVAAEDTRRLRRLANALDVQIAGRVVSLFDHVEAARVPALMAEIAAGATVLVVSDAGMPVISDPGYRLVVACIDAGVPVTCLPGPSAVITALAVSGLPSEKFCFEGFAPRKQSARRAWLASLADERRTCVFFESPRRLAACLHDAVEQLGGARRAAVCRELTKVHEEVVRGPLTELAKWAAGGVLGEITVVLAGATPQTDLSALVTQVNALMRQGISVKDACSQVAAAHPGLRSRRELYDAVVRPRT; translated from the coding sequence ATGAGCGGTGGCCGACTGCTGCTGGGCGCAACCCCGTTGGGGCAGCCCTGCGACGCGTCGCCGCGGCTGATCGCCGCGCTGGCCGCTGCTGACGTGGTCGCCGCCGAGGACACTAGACGGCTGCGCAGGTTGGCCAACGCGCTCGACGTCCAGATCGCCGGCCGCGTGGTCAGTTTGTTCGATCATGTCGAGGCGGCGCGGGTGCCTGCGCTGATGGCCGAGATCGCCGCCGGCGCGACGGTGCTGGTGGTCAGCGACGCCGGGATGCCGGTCATCAGCGACCCGGGGTATCGACTGGTCGTGGCCTGTATCGACGCCGGCGTGCCGGTGACATGCTTGCCCGGGCCATCCGCAGTGATCACCGCGCTGGCGGTGTCCGGGTTGCCTTCGGAGAAGTTCTGTTTCGAAGGTTTCGCCCCGCGCAAGCAGTCGGCCCGCAGGGCGTGGCTGGCGTCGCTGGCCGACGAGCGGCGCACCTGTGTGTTCTTCGAATCGCCGCGTCGGCTGGCCGCGTGCCTGCATGACGCCGTCGAGCAGCTCGGCGGCGCGCGTCGGGCGGCGGTGTGCCGGGAACTGACCAAGGTGCACGAGGAAGTGGTGCGCGGACCGCTAACCGAGCTGGCGAAGTGGGCGGCGGGCGGCGTGCTCGGCGAGATCACGGTGGTGTTGGCCGGTGCAACGCCGCAAACTGATTTGTCGGCCCTGGTAACGCAGGTAAATGCCCTGATGCGTCAAGGGATTAGCGTCAAGGACGCCTGCAGCCAGGTGGCCGCCGCCCATCCGGGACTGCGATCGCGGCGTGAGCTCTATGACGCGGTCGTGCGTCCGCGCACCTAG
- a CDS encoding aminodeoxychorismate synthase component I, whose amino-acid sequence MRIERLGDLGGAPQVLRAVGDATSRLGLAPPAALTGDWFGAQAVIAPSVSAQPADAGDVFAVRPGCDTTAVGGGWIGYLSYPDPGRDGAPGRLTQAAGGWTDCVLRRDRDGQWWYESLSGARMPDWLARALATPAPAHAWRIDWAAADRAAHRAGVLACLQAIAAGEVYQACVCTQFTGTLAGTPLDFFVDAIAATAPARAAYVAGPWGAVASLSPELFLRRCGDVVTSSPIKGTLPLQASPSALRASVKDVAENIMIVDLVRNDLSRVAVTGTVTVPELLAVRRAPGVWHLVSTVSARVSVDLPTSALLDATFPPASVTGTPKLRARQLISHWEQFRRGIYCGTVGLASPAAGCELNVAIRTVEFDAAGNAVLGSGGGITADSDPDAEWDECLHKAAPILGLTSEITAAARAG is encoded by the coding sequence GTGCGAATCGAGCGGCTTGGCGACCTTGGCGGGGCACCGCAGGTGCTGCGCGCCGTGGGTGACGCTACCAGCCGACTCGGCCTGGCGCCGCCGGCCGCGCTGACCGGTGACTGGTTCGGCGCGCAAGCAGTCATCGCGCCGAGCGTGTCGGCGCAACCCGCGGATGCGGGCGACGTGTTCGCCGTTCGGCCAGGCTGCGACACCACAGCGGTGGGTGGCGGCTGGATCGGCTACCTCTCCTACCCCGACCCGGGCCGAGACGGCGCACCCGGGCGGCTTACCCAGGCCGCCGGGGGCTGGACCGATTGCGTGCTGCGCCGCGACCGGGACGGCCAGTGGTGGTATGAGAGCCTGTCGGGTGCCCGCATGCCGGATTGGCTGGCAAGGGCACTCGCGACGCCGGCACCGGCCCATGCTTGGCGTATCGACTGGGCCGCGGCCGACCGGGCGGCACACCGCGCCGGGGTCCTGGCCTGCCTGCAGGCGATCGCTGCAGGGGAGGTGTATCAGGCGTGCGTGTGCACCCAGTTCACCGGGACCCTTGCCGGGACGCCCCTGGACTTCTTCGTCGACGCGATCGCGGCCACCGCGCCGGCTCGGGCCGCCTATGTGGCCGGACCGTGGGGGGCGGTGGCGTCGCTATCGCCGGAGCTTTTCCTACGACGCTGCGGGGATGTCGTGACGTCCAGCCCGATCAAGGGCACCTTGCCACTGCAGGCGTCTCCCTCGGCGTTACGAGCCTCGGTCAAGGATGTCGCCGAGAACATCATGATCGTGGACCTGGTCCGCAATGACCTGAGCCGGGTTGCGGTTACCGGCACCGTGACCGTGCCCGAGCTGTTGGCGGTGCGGCGTGCCCCGGGCGTGTGGCATCTGGTGTCGACGGTGTCGGCCCGGGTGTCGGTCGACTTGCCGACATCGGCCCTGCTCGACGCCACTTTTCCTCCGGCGTCGGTTACCGGTACACCGAAACTACGCGCACGCCAACTGATTTCGCACTGGGAACAGTTCCGCCGCGGGATATATTGTGGCACAGTAGGGTTAGCATCACCGGCAGCGGGCTGTGAGCTGAACGTGGCCATCCGGACCGTCGAGTTCGACGCTGCCGGAAACGCTGTGCTGGGCTCCGGCGGAGGGATCACGGCCGACTCGGATCCCGACGCCGAGTGGGACGAATGCCTTCACAAGGCGGCGCCGATCCTTGGTCTCACATCTGAGATCACCGCCGCGGCCCGCGCCGGCTAG
- the arcA gene encoding arginine deiminase: protein MTVTELGTNSEVGRLRVAILHRPGAELQRLTPRNNDQLLFDGLPWVARAQEEHDAFAELLRSRGVEVLLLSDLLTEALNSGAARMQGIAAAVDDRRLGFPLAQELSAYLRGLDPASLAHVLTAGMTFTELPTGAQADVSLVRRMHHAADFVIEPLPNLVFTRDSSIWIGPRVIIPSLALPARAREASLTDLIYAHHPRFTGVRRAYESHTAPVEGGDVLLLAPGVVAVGVGERTTPAGAEALARSLFDDDLAHTVLAVPIEQKRAQMHLDTVCTMVDTDAVVMYANVVDTLSAFTLRRTPDGVKISDEAPFVEAAANAMGIDKLRVIDTGLDPVIAEREQWDDGNNTLALAPGVVVAYERNARTNSRLQDAGIEVLTIAASELGTGRGGPRCMSCPVARDLL, encoded by the coding sequence GTGACCGTCACCGAACTGGGGACCAATTCCGAGGTGGGACGGCTCCGCGTGGCCATCCTGCATCGACCCGGAGCGGAGTTGCAACGGCTGACGCCCCGCAACAACGACCAGCTGCTCTTCGATGGATTGCCATGGGTTGCCCGCGCCCAGGAGGAGCACGACGCCTTCGCGGAGCTGCTTCGTTCCCGCGGCGTCGAAGTGCTGCTGCTGTCCGATTTGCTGACCGAAGCGCTCAACAGTGGCGCAGCCCGGATGCAGGGTATCGCCGCCGCCGTGGACGATCGGCGGCTGGGATTTCCTTTGGCACAAGAACTTTCGGCTTACCTGCGCGGTCTGGATCCGGCCAGCCTGGCGCATGTCCTGACGGCCGGCATGACGTTCACCGAGCTGCCTACGGGCGCGCAGGCCGACGTGTCGCTGGTCCGCCGCATGCACCACGCGGCCGACTTCGTCATCGAACCGCTGCCCAACCTGGTGTTCACCCGCGACTCGTCGATATGGATCGGACCGCGAGTGATCATCCCGTCGCTGGCGCTACCGGCCAGGGCCCGCGAGGCATCGTTGACCGACCTGATCTATGCCCATCACCCGCGGTTCACCGGCGTGCGGCGCGCTTACGAATCGCACACCGCGCCGGTCGAGGGAGGAGACGTGCTGTTGCTCGCTCCGGGAGTGGTCGCGGTCGGGGTCGGTGAACGCACCACACCGGCGGGCGCGGAAGCCTTGGCGCGCAGCCTATTCGACGATGATCTGGCCCACACGGTGCTCGCGGTGCCGATCGAGCAGAAACGCGCTCAGATGCATCTGGACACGGTGTGCACAATGGTCGACACCGACGCGGTGGTGATGTACGCGAACGTGGTGGACACCCTGTCCGCGTTCACCCTTCGGCGCACCCCTGACGGCGTCAAGATCAGCGACGAGGCGCCGTTCGTCGAGGCGGCCGCGAACGCGATGGGCATCGACAAGTTGCGGGTTATCGACACCGGTCTAGACCCTGTGATCGCCGAACGCGAACAATGGGACGACGGCAACAACACGCTGGCGTTGGCGCCGGGAGTCGTCGTCGCCTATGAGCGCAACGCGCGAACCAATTCCCGTTTGCAGGACGCCGGCATCGAGGTGCTGACCATCGCGGCCTCAGAGCTGGGCACGGGCCGCGGGGGTCCGCGGTGCATGTCGTGCCCGGTGGCTCGCGATCTGTTGTAG
- a CDS encoding NAD(P)/FAD-dependent oxidoreductase, whose protein sequence is MTDQRLRVVVVGGGYAGTVAANHLRLSADLDITLVNPRPMFVERIRLHQFVAGTGSATVDYGTLLGDGIQLVVDTAERIDMSDRKVVLASGAVLGYDYLIYAVGSTGTPPAAVPGAVEFAYPIAEFEHAERLQHALGELHPDAPVVVVGAGLTGIETASELAEQGRRVTLVCGGVLGPSLSAAGRRSVAKWLRRLGVEVRETAVVEAVAPGAVRLIDGSELRSAVTVWTAGFGVPDLAARSGLSTDALGRLLTDETLTGIDDPHIVAAGDAAAPSGRPLRMSCQAAGPLGVQAANTVLARIAGTEPAVIDQAFVGQCVSLGRKHATFQLARFDDTPINLALGGRVAAWVKEAVCKATVWGIRREAAKPGSNPWLKGGKRTERLAHEAVTVS, encoded by the coding sequence ATGACCGACCAACGCCTGCGCGTCGTGGTCGTCGGCGGCGGATACGCCGGCACCGTGGCCGCCAACCATCTGCGGCTGAGCGCGGATCTCGACATCACGTTGGTGAACCCACGTCCGATGTTCGTCGAGCGGATTCGCTTACACCAGTTCGTCGCTGGGACCGGTTCCGCCACCGTCGACTACGGCACGCTTCTTGGCGACGGCATCCAGCTGGTCGTTGACACCGCCGAACGGATCGACATGTCCGACCGCAAGGTGGTATTGGCCTCTGGTGCGGTGTTGGGCTACGACTACCTGATCTATGCCGTGGGCAGCACCGGCACGCCGCCTGCAGCGGTGCCCGGCGCAGTGGAATTCGCTTACCCCATAGCTGAATTCGAGCACGCCGAGCGGCTGCAGCACGCACTCGGCGAACTGCATCCAGACGCACCGGTCGTCGTGGTCGGCGCTGGGTTAACCGGCATCGAAACCGCCTCCGAGCTTGCCGAGCAGGGTCGCCGCGTGACGTTGGTCTGCGGCGGGGTGCTCGGGCCGTCGTTGAGCGCAGCCGGTCGACGTTCGGTGGCCAAGTGGCTGCGCAGACTCGGCGTCGAGGTGCGTGAAACCGCGGTGGTCGAAGCAGTGGCGCCCGGGGCGGTGCGGCTCATCGACGGTTCGGAGCTGCGCAGCGCGGTGACCGTGTGGACTGCAGGCTTTGGTGTGCCGGACTTGGCTGCCCGCAGTGGTTTAAGCACCGACGCCCTCGGTCGGCTGCTCACCGACGAAACCCTGACCGGCATCGACGACCCGCACATTGTGGCAGCCGGAGACGCCGCCGCCCCGTCGGGCCGGCCGCTGCGGATGAGCTGCCAGGCGGCCGGCCCGCTGGGCGTGCAGGCCGCCAACACCGTGCTGGCTCGCATCGCCGGCACGGAACCGGCGGTGATCGACCAGGCGTTCGTTGGACAGTGCGTCAGCCTGGGCCGCAAGCACGCCACCTTCCAGCTCGCCCGCTTCGACGACACGCCGATCAACCTGGCCCTCGGCGGCCGGGTCGCGGCCTGGGTCAAGGAGGCGGTCTGCAAAGCGACGGTGTGGGGCATCCGCCGCGAGGCGGCCAAGCCCGGCTCGAACCCCTGGCTCAAGGGCGGCAAGCGCACCGAGCGGCTTGCGCACGAGGCGGTCACGGTCTCGTGA
- a CDS encoding RNA polymerase sigma-70 factor, which translates to MTASPDASEHAERFTLLRPLLFTIAYEILGSTTESDDVLQDAYLRWAQVDLSTVRDTKSYLAQLVTRQALNALRADARRREDYVGPWLPEPLLLEDQDPSADVVLAESVSMAMLILLEALSPDERAVFVLREVFGFDYGEIASAVEKSVPAVRQIAHRAREHVQARRRRFGPVDPQQNARITAEFLAAASDGDVATVMSMLAPDVVWTADGGGKATAARRPIVGAQKVANAVMGIMRVGKRMPDVRLEMALCNSAPAVLFYRGDHLEGVFTAEIVDGKITNFYAIRNPDKLAALATTHQVSRS; encoded by the coding sequence GTGACCGCCTCGCCGGATGCCTCCGAGCACGCCGAACGGTTCACGCTGTTGCGGCCGTTGCTATTCACCATCGCCTACGAAATCCTCGGCTCTACAACCGAATCCGACGACGTGCTGCAGGATGCTTATCTGCGGTGGGCTCAGGTCGACTTGTCGACAGTGCGCGACACCAAGTCCTATCTGGCCCAGCTGGTCACCCGACAAGCGCTCAACGCGCTGCGCGCCGACGCCCGCCGCCGCGAAGACTACGTCGGGCCGTGGCTGCCCGAGCCGCTGCTGCTGGAAGACCAGGACCCGTCGGCGGATGTCGTTCTCGCCGAATCGGTGTCGATGGCGATGCTGATTTTGCTGGAGGCGCTCAGCCCCGACGAGCGCGCGGTGTTCGTGCTGCGGGAGGTGTTCGGATTCGACTACGGCGAAATCGCTTCTGCAGTAGAAAAATCCGTGCCTGCAGTGCGCCAGATCGCGCACCGGGCGCGGGAGCACGTGCAGGCGCGGCGTCGGCGTTTCGGCCCAGTCGACCCGCAACAGAACGCGCGCATCACGGCCGAGTTTTTGGCGGCCGCATCCGATGGCGACGTGGCGACCGTGATGTCGATGCTGGCACCCGATGTGGTCTGGACCGCCGACGGTGGCGGCAAGGCCACCGCGGCCCGCCGGCCGATCGTTGGTGCGCAGAAGGTCGCCAACGCGGTCATGGGGATTATGCGGGTCGGCAAACGGATGCCCGACGTTCGCTTGGAGATGGCCCTGTGCAACTCCGCACCGGCCGTGCTGTTCTACCGCGGCGACCACCTCGAGGGAGTCTTCACCGCCGAAATCGTCGACGGCAAGATCACCAACTTCTACGCGATCCGCAATCCCGACAAACTGGCCGCGCTGGCGACCACGCACCAAGTCAGCCGCAGCTGA
- a CDS encoding dolichyl-phosphate-mannose--protein mannosyltransferase, translating to MTAPTSESPVAVAGRAGPVISPGPLVPVPDFGPVDRLRGWAMTAVITALAAVTRFANLGAPTDAGTPVFDEKHYAPQAWQMLHNHGVEDNPGFGLVVHPPVGKQLIAIGEAIFGYSGLGWRFTGALLGVIMVGLVARIVRRISRSTLVGGIAGLLLIGDGVSFVTSRTALLDGFLSFFVVAAFGALIVDRDQVRERMHVVLLEGRSAETAWGPRLGVRWWRFGAGVLLGLACATKWSGLYFVLFFTVMSLGFDLAARHAYRVPRPWLGVIRRDFGPTAYALLLIPSAVYLAAYAPWFASETAINRHEVGQSIGAHASFPLPDAIRSLWHYTYNAYKFHAGLTNSAGNHHPWESKPWTWPMSLRPVLYAIDQQNIPGCGAQSCIKAVMLVGTPAMWWLSVPVLLYAGWRMLVRRDWRYAAALVGYCAGWLPWFADIDRQMYFFYAATMAPFLVIAIALILGDILHQPGQNPERRTLGLIVVSCYVALVLTNFAWLFPVLTGQPISQSTWNMEIWLPSWR from the coding sequence ATGACAGCGCCGACCAGCGAAAGCCCCGTCGCCGTTGCCGGGCGGGCAGGACCCGTCATCAGCCCCGGGCCGCTGGTGCCCGTGCCGGATTTCGGGCCGGTCGACCGCTTGCGGGGCTGGGCGATGACCGCGGTGATCACCGCGCTGGCGGCGGTGACCCGGTTCGCGAACCTCGGCGCACCGACCGACGCCGGCACACCGGTTTTCGACGAGAAGCATTACGCGCCGCAGGCCTGGCAAATGCTGCACAACCATGGTGTGGAGGACAACCCCGGCTTCGGCCTGGTCGTTCACCCTCCGGTGGGCAAACAGCTGATCGCGATCGGCGAGGCGATCTTCGGCTACAGCGGCCTGGGCTGGCGGTTCACCGGCGCGCTGCTCGGCGTCATCATGGTGGGGCTGGTTGCCCGGATCGTGCGGCGGATCAGCCGTTCGACGCTGGTCGGCGGCATCGCGGGACTGCTGCTCATCGGCGACGGCGTGAGCTTCGTGACCTCACGCACGGCGTTGCTCGACGGTTTCCTCAGCTTCTTCGTGGTTGCAGCGTTCGGCGCGCTCATTGTCGACCGTGATCAGGTACGCGAACGCATGCACGTTGTGCTGTTGGAGGGCCGCAGCGCCGAAACCGCGTGGGGCCCCCGGCTGGGGGTGCGCTGGTGGCGGTTCGGCGCCGGCGTCCTACTCGGATTGGCTTGCGCCACAAAGTGGTCCGGGCTCTACTTCGTGTTGTTCTTCACTGTGATGTCATTGGGGTTTGACCTGGCCGCACGCCACGCCTACCGGGTGCCCCGGCCCTGGCTGGGCGTGATCCGCCGTGACTTCGGGCCCACCGCCTATGCGCTGCTGCTGATCCCGTCGGCGGTGTACCTGGCCGCCTACGCGCCGTGGTTCGCCTCCGAGACCGCGATCAACCGCCACGAGGTCGGCCAGTCAATCGGCGCGCATGCGTCGTTTCCACTGCCCGACGCCATCCGCTCGCTGTGGCATTACACCTACAACGCCTACAAATTTCATGCGGGCCTGACGAATTCGGCCGGTAACCACCATCCGTGGGAATCCAAACCGTGGACCTGGCCGATGTCGCTTCGCCCGGTACTGTACGCGATCGACCAGCAGAACATCCCCGGGTGCGGCGCACAATCGTGCATTAAAGCGGTGATGCTGGTCGGCACCCCGGCCATGTGGTGGCTCTCGGTGCCCGTGCTGTTGTATGCCGGCTGGCGGATGCTGGTGCGTCGCGACTGGCGCTACGCCGCCGCCCTGGTCGGCTACTGCGCAGGATGGCTGCCGTGGTTCGCCGACATCGACCGGCAGATGTACTTCTTCTACGCCGCCACCATGGCGCCGTTTCTGGTGATCGCGATCGCGCTGATTCTCGGCGACATCTTGCATCAGCCAGGCCAAAACCCGGAACGACGAACGCTCGGACTGATCGTGGTGTCTTGTTACGTCGCGCTGGTGTTGACCAATTTCGCGTGGCTGTTCCCGGTGCTCACCGGTCAGCCGATCTCGCAGTCCACCTGGAACATGGAGATCTGGCTACCCAGCTGGCGTTGA